One genomic window of Halorubrum hochsteinianum includes the following:
- a CDS encoding IS6 family transposase, translating to MSESNRLDGCTGWIDLEFVERERTPHEIIETGIRLHLAGLSLSNTKQYLERLGVERSRTAIHNWIQKADLQPVDGASPNRVAVDETAIQIDSDRYWLYAAVDPRTNEFLHVDVFPVQSKQFTLVFLRDLREKHHVEDALFLVDAGGHLTAALSRTSLRFQITRHGNRNAIERVFREVKRRTSSFSNTFRNAEPTAAESWLRAFAVCWNRCLS from the coding sequence ATGTCCGAATCCAACCGCCTCGACGGCTGTACAGGATGGATCGACTTGGAGTTTGTGGAGCGTGAGCGGACACCCCACGAGATCATTGAAACCGGTATTCGACTCCATCTTGCCGGACTATCACTCTCGAATACCAAACAGTATCTTGAAAGGTTGGGTGTCGAGCGGAGTCGAACAGCAATTCACAACTGGATTCAAAAGGCCGACCTACAGCCAGTTGACGGTGCGAGCCCGAATCGCGTTGCGGTTGATGAGACTGCGATTCAGATCGATTCGGACAGATACTGGCTGTATGCTGCTGTAGATCCTCGCACAAACGAATTCCTCCATGTTGACGTATTTCCCGTCCAAAGCAAACAATTCACGCTGGTATTTCTCCGCGATCTTAGAGAGAAACACCACGTTGAGGATGCGCTATTTCTCGTTGATGCTGGCGGACACCTCACAGCAGCACTCTCACGAACCTCACTTCGATTTCAAATCACTCGTCATGGAAATCGGAATGCCATCGAACGTGTCTTTCGAGAAGTAAAACGACGGACCTCTTCGTTTTCAAATACGTTTAGAAATGCGGAGCCGACGGCAGCAGAATCGTGGCTCCGAGCCTTCGCCGTCTGCTGGAACCGATGCTTAAGTTAA
- a CDS encoding helicase C-terminal domain-containing protein, producing MDPSRIPDEFPAASFRGAQEQAVADIRDAFAAGNRVVLVRAPTGSGKSLLARAIMGAAETAGEAAPSEATGAYYTTPQVSQIDDVEADDLLDDLAVIRGKSNYDCVLPGEHDTPVNRAPCARQQGFDCSIRHRCPYFSDRAIASGNRFAAMTLAYFMRTAGSEVFRKRDVVVIDEAHGLAEWAEMYATIEISSERVPVWDDVGVPDVAADAGPEEDALDRTARFVETLRDVAIRAKDELVGRPELNREEVARRDRLQELISELGWFLEDYRDPQSQTSWVVDQPGGEGSAIDIKPLDPARYLRHTVWDRGNRFALLSATILSKEAFCRGVGLDPADVALIDVEHTFPLANRPLYDVTQGSMTYEHRDETVPKIARLIVRLMAEHPDEKGLIHAHSYDIAERLTERLGEFGVAARVRRHDRENRDAELEAWKASSDPEVFVSVKMEEALDLKGDLCRWQVVCKAPYRNTNDSRVERRLADGQWAWYHRTALRTVIQACGRVVRAPDDRGATYLADDSLLDLFDRAEPDTPAWFRDQIDAMTTPSLPSVDPEAALAGIDASPAGGAGAGRRRSRRSGGSGGPSGSGGTSGGRSAARDGDGDAGATAPGDSDGDGSVRTRSERDAERRSDHPLSDVWGDG from the coding sequence GTGGACCCGAGCCGGATCCCCGACGAGTTCCCCGCGGCGAGCTTCCGCGGGGCGCAGGAACAGGCGGTCGCCGACATCCGCGACGCGTTCGCGGCCGGGAACCGGGTCGTGCTGGTGCGCGCGCCGACGGGGAGCGGCAAGTCGCTCCTCGCCCGGGCGATAATGGGCGCGGCCGAAACCGCCGGCGAGGCGGCCCCCAGCGAGGCGACCGGCGCGTACTACACGACCCCGCAGGTGTCGCAGATCGACGACGTCGAGGCCGACGACCTCCTCGACGATCTGGCGGTGATCCGCGGCAAGTCGAACTACGACTGCGTGCTGCCCGGTGAGCACGACACGCCCGTGAACCGCGCGCCCTGCGCGCGCCAGCAGGGGTTCGACTGCTCGATCCGGCACCGCTGTCCGTACTTCTCCGACCGCGCGATCGCCTCCGGCAACCGCTTCGCCGCGATGACCCTCGCCTACTTCATGCGCACCGCCGGCTCCGAGGTGTTCCGCAAGCGCGACGTGGTCGTGATCGACGAGGCGCACGGGCTCGCGGAGTGGGCCGAGATGTACGCCACCATCGAGATATCGTCCGAGCGCGTCCCGGTGTGGGACGACGTGGGCGTCCCCGACGTCGCGGCCGACGCCGGCCCCGAGGAGGACGCGCTCGACCGCACCGCGCGGTTCGTCGAGACCCTCCGGGACGTGGCGATCCGCGCGAAAGACGAGCTGGTCGGGCGGCCCGAGCTCAACCGCGAGGAGGTCGCCCGCCGCGACCGGCTTCAGGAGCTGATAAGCGAGCTCGGCTGGTTCTTAGAAGACTACCGCGATCCCCAGTCGCAGACCTCGTGGGTCGTCGACCAGCCGGGCGGCGAGGGGTCGGCGATCGACATCAAGCCGCTCGACCCGGCGCGCTACCTCAGGCACACGGTGTGGGACCGCGGGAACCGCTTCGCGCTCCTGTCCGCCACCATCCTCTCGAAGGAGGCGTTCTGCCGCGGCGTCGGCCTCGACCCCGCCGACGTGGCCCTCATCGATGTCGAGCACACGTTCCCGCTCGCGAACCGCCCGCTGTACGACGTGACGCAGGGGTCGATGACGTACGAACACCGCGACGAGACCGTGCCGAAGATCGCCCGCCTGATCGTTCGCCTGATGGCCGAACACCCCGACGAGAAGGGACTGATCCACGCGCACTCCTACGACATCGCCGAGCGTCTCACCGAGCGCCTCGGGGAGTTCGGGGTCGCCGCGCGCGTCAGGCGGCACGACCGGGAGAACCGCGACGCCGAGCTGGAGGCGTGGAAGGCGAGCTCGGACCCGGAGGTGTTCGTCTCGGTGAAGATGGAGGAGGCGCTGGACCTGAAGGGCGACCTCTGCCGCTGGCAGGTGGTGTGTAAGGCCCCGTACCGGAACACGAACGACTCGCGGGTCGAACGTCGACTGGCGGACGGCCAGTGGGCGTGGTACCACCGCACCGCGCTGCGGACCGTCATCCAGGCGTGCGGGCGGGTCGTCCGCGCCCCCGACGACCGCGGCGCGACGTACCTCGCGGACGACTCCCTGCTCGACCTCTTCGACCGCGCCGAGCCGGACACCCCGGCGTGGTTCCGCGACCAGATCGACGCGATGACGACCCCGTCGCTGCCGTCCGTCGACCCCGAGGCGGCGCTCGCCGGAATCGACGCGTCGCCCGCCGGCGGCGCGGGCGCGGGGCGGCGACGGAGCCGACGGTCCGGCGGATCTGGGGGACCGAGCGGGTCGGGCGGCACGAGCGGCGGCCGCTCGGCCGCCCGCGACGGTGACGGCGACGCGGGCGCGACCGCCCCCGGCGACTCGGACGGCGACGGCTCGGTCCGGACCCGCTCCGAGCGCGACGCCGAGCGACGGTCCGACCACCCCCTGTCCGACGTCTGGGGCGACGGCTGA
- a CDS encoding M20/M25/M40 family metallo-hydrolase, with protein sequence MDDTRRAFLDDLLATPSPSGFETAAQRVWTDYVRAFADRVETDAYGNAVAVHEGDPGAPTVAVTGHADEIGFIVRDVLDEGFLRIARIGGADRTVSKGQHVTVHAEEPVQGVIGQTAIHLRDGGDDEYEDVAGQFVDIGAEDADEAREHVEVGDPVTFSTGVRDLVGDRIAARGVDNRAGAWAAAEGLRRAAEDGVDATVYAVSTVQEEVGLQGARMVGVDLDDVDAFVAVDVTHATDNPDVDRERRGPVELGAGPVIGRGSANHPVLVDLARDAAEAAGVEVQLQAAGTRTGTDADAFYTTRGGTPALNVSIPNRYMHTPVEVIDTGDLDAVADLLAAIGSAAGDAHSTPNPFAVDV encoded by the coding sequence ATGGACGACACGCGCCGAGCGTTCCTCGACGACCTCCTCGCGACGCCGAGCCCCTCGGGATTCGAAACCGCCGCGCAGCGCGTCTGGACCGACTACGTCCGCGCGTTCGCGGACCGCGTGGAGACCGACGCGTACGGCAACGCCGTCGCGGTCCACGAGGGGGACCCCGGCGCGCCGACGGTCGCGGTCACCGGCCACGCCGACGAGATCGGGTTCATCGTCCGCGACGTGCTCGACGAGGGGTTCCTCCGCATCGCCCGCATCGGCGGTGCCGACCGCACCGTCTCGAAGGGCCAACACGTCACGGTTCACGCCGAGGAGCCGGTCCAGGGCGTCATCGGCCAGACCGCGATCCACCTGCGCGACGGCGGCGACGACGAGTACGAGGACGTCGCCGGTCAGTTCGTCGACATCGGTGCCGAGGACGCCGACGAGGCGCGCGAACACGTCGAGGTCGGCGACCCCGTGACGTTCTCGACGGGGGTCCGCGACCTCGTCGGCGACCGGATCGCCGCTCGCGGGGTCGACAACCGGGCCGGCGCGTGGGCGGCCGCGGAGGGCCTCCGACGCGCCGCCGAGGACGGCGTCGACGCCACCGTCTACGCGGTCTCGACCGTTCAGGAGGAGGTCGGCCTCCAGGGCGCGCGGATGGTCGGCGTCGACCTCGACGACGTCGACGCGTTCGTCGCGGTCGACGTCACGCACGCCACCGACAACCCGGACGTCGACCGCGAGCGGCGCGGCCCGGTCGAACTCGGGGCCGGTCCGGTGATCGGTCGGGGCAGCGCGAACCACCCGGTCCTCGTCGACCTCGCCCGTGACGCGGCCGAGGCCGCCGGCGTGGAGGTCCAGCTACAGGCGGCCGGCACCCGGACCGGCACCGACGCGGACGCGTTCTACACGACGCGGGGCGGGACGCCGGCGCTCAACGTCTCGATCCCGAACCGCTACATGCACACGCCGGTCGAGGTGATCGATACCGGTGATCTCGACGCGGTCGCCGACCTCCTCGCCGCGATCGGGTCGGCCGCGGGCGACGCCCACTCGACGCCGAACCCGTTCGCGGTCGACGTCTGA
- a CDS encoding aminotransferase class III-fold pyridoxal phosphate-dependent enzyme, producing the protein MDRDTATPVVDDLPGERAREWVEYHHESAAPSTYVYEFVWDRTAPAEGPFCTDVDGNVLMDFTSHVAAAPLGYNNPLIMDRLAEFDLVDPLKIAGQDFYAAGGPTPDDGLPGSSGLMDRLTDVTDHYDMDTAFLSNSGAEAVENAIKIAYDASDGAKYAITFDGAFHGRTLGALSLNRSKSVYRRDFPELSGVMEMPYCDDRTCSPETCSCGFFADGVSRLRRKLDPKRGNVHPDDVAYLIMEPIQGEGGYRFPSDAFTDEIAAITEEHDITLIADEIQSGVGRTGEMWGSDHYAYEPDVITSAKGLRVGATVSRSDVFPEETGRLSSTWGAGDLIASAQGAITLDAIEEADLMDNAVTRGRQFTETMRDADLDPVDDVRGKGLLCAVEFDTKERRDAVVKNAFGRGLLTLACGHNVLRILPPLDVTEREIDLGADLLTDAIAEAA; encoded by the coding sequence ATGGACCGCGACACCGCCACGCCCGTCGTCGACGACCTCCCGGGCGAGCGCGCCCGGGAGTGGGTCGAGTACCACCACGAGTCGGCCGCGCCGAGCACCTACGTCTACGAGTTCGTCTGGGACCGCACCGCCCCCGCCGAGGGGCCGTTCTGCACCGACGTGGACGGCAACGTCCTCATGGACTTCACCAGCCACGTCGCCGCCGCGCCGCTCGGCTACAACAACCCGCTCATCATGGACCGGCTGGCGGAGTTCGACCTCGTGGACCCGCTGAAGATCGCGGGACAGGACTTCTACGCCGCGGGCGGTCCGACGCCCGACGACGGGCTCCCCGGCTCCTCGGGGCTCATGGACCGGCTGACGGACGTCACCGACCACTACGACATGGACACCGCCTTCCTCTCGAACTCGGGCGCGGAGGCGGTCGAGAACGCGATCAAGATCGCCTACGACGCCTCCGACGGCGCGAAGTACGCGATCACCTTCGACGGGGCGTTCCACGGCCGGACGCTCGGCGCGCTCTCCCTCAACCGCTCGAAGTCCGTGTACCGCCGCGACTTCCCGGAGCTGAGCGGCGTGATGGAGATGCCCTACTGCGACGACCGCACCTGTTCGCCCGAGACCTGCTCGTGCGGCTTCTTCGCGGACGGCGTCTCGCGGCTGCGCCGGAAACTCGACCCGAAGCGGGGGAACGTCCACCCGGACGACGTGGCCTACCTGATCATGGAACCGATCCAGGGGGAGGGCGGCTACCGGTTCCCCTCGGACGCGTTCACCGACGAGATCGCGGCGATCACCGAGGAACACGACATCACGCTGATCGCCGACGAGATCCAGTCCGGCGTCGGCCGCACCGGAGAGATGTGGGGGTCCGACCACTACGCCTACGAGCCGGACGTGATCACGAGCGCGAAGGGGCTCCGCGTGGGCGCGACCGTCTCCCGCTCCGACGTGTTCCCCGAGGAGACCGGCCGCCTCTCCTCGACGTGGGGGGCCGGCGACCTGATCGCCTCGGCGCAGGGGGCGATCACGCTCGACGCCATCGAGGAGGCCGACCTCATGGACAACGCCGTGACGCGCGGCCGGCAGTTCACCGAGACGATGCGCGACGCCGACCTCGACCCGGTCGACGACGTGCGCGGGAAGGGGCTGCTGTGCGCCGTCGAGTTCGACACGAAGGAGCGCCGCGACGCCGTCGTGAAGAACGCCTTCGGGCGCGGGCTCCTGACGCTCGCGTGCGGCCACAACGTCCTGCGGATCCTCCCGCCGCTCGACGTCACCGAACGCGAGATCGACCTCGGTGCCGACCTGCTGACTGACGCGATCGCCGAGGCGGCCTGA
- a CDS encoding SHOCT domain-containing protein, with protein MALPTFGKTRLTALVGILSFGLTSLFAVLLPALLEPLIPATFILGFFVVIPLIWVLGEDFPLVASGSTDAPESTTAERPIAELRERYAAGEIDEAEFERKLDRLLATEDLDERFDRVESDGSASRGSGAGRERDLELE; from the coding sequence ATGGCCCTCCCCACGTTCGGAAAGACGCGACTCACCGCCCTCGTCGGGATACTCTCGTTCGGACTCACGTCGCTCTTCGCCGTCCTGCTGCCGGCGCTACTGGAACCGCTGATCCCTGCCACGTTCATCCTCGGGTTCTTCGTGGTGATCCCGCTGATCTGGGTCCTCGGCGAGGACTTCCCGCTGGTCGCGTCCGGGTCCACCGATGCGCCCGAGTCGACGACCGCGGAGCGCCCGATCGCGGAACTGCGCGAGCGGTACGCGGCGGGCGAGATCGACGAGGCCGAGTTCGAGCGGAAACTCGACCGGCTGCTGGCGACGGAGGACCTCGACGAGCGGTTCGATCGCGTCGAGTCCGACGGATCGGCGTCCCGAGGATCCGGCGCGGGCCGCGAACGCGACCTCGAACTCGAATGA
- a CDS encoding UPF0175 family protein: MATNGLSSALTLYGARTLTLSQAAAQAGLSEAEFIEQLERRGIEVTDSERAAALGSEQPARAD, translated from the coding sequence ATGGCCACGAACGGGCTGTCGAGTGCGCTGACGCTGTACGGTGCGAGAACGCTGACCCTGTCGCAGGCGGCCGCGCAGGCGGGGCTCAGCGAGGCCGAGTTCATCGAGCAGCTCGAACGCCGCGGCATCGAGGTGACCGACTCCGAGCGCGCCGCGGCCCTCGGCAGCGAGCAGCCCGCCCGCGCCGACTGA
- a CDS encoding zinc-dependent metalloprotease: MDILRSVRAVAEAEGPGVVDWDRAASAAKSATDPGSIALDDAERAGYAGDVRDARSRLSAVAGIDFDVPDTVEVQNRHHWIDASVGTFRRVMDPIEAAAAAADGPDRTFDATPEARGPAFARDISRIANTGSMAFALGFLSRNVLGQYDPLLLADEPDADHGLYFVHPNIVAVAAALDVEYPRFRRWIAFHEVTHAAEFGAAPWLPEYLESRVERGVEGMTGRGLDPDAFAELQTAMTAVEGYAEVLMDRAFDGEYADLRRKLDDRRGGGGPVRQLAQRLLGLGLKRRQYERGAAFFRHVADERGIEAAGAVWERAENLPTAAEIDDPEAWIVRVDP; this comes from the coding sequence ATGGACATCCTCCGAAGCGTCCGGGCCGTCGCCGAGGCCGAGGGACCGGGCGTCGTGGACTGGGACCGGGCCGCGTCGGCCGCGAAGAGCGCCACCGACCCCGGGTCGATCGCGCTCGACGACGCCGAGCGAGCGGGGTACGCGGGAGACGTGCGCGACGCCCGCTCGCGGCTCTCGGCGGTCGCGGGGATCGACTTCGACGTGCCCGACACCGTCGAGGTCCAGAACCGCCACCACTGGATCGACGCGAGCGTCGGCACGTTCCGGCGCGTGATGGATCCGATCGAGGCGGCCGCGGCGGCCGCGGACGGACCGGACAGGACGTTCGACGCGACGCCCGAGGCTCGCGGACCGGCGTTCGCGCGGGACATCTCGCGGATCGCCAACACCGGGTCGATGGCGTTCGCGTTGGGATTCCTCTCGCGGAACGTCCTCGGCCAGTACGACCCCCTCCTGCTGGCGGACGAGCCGGACGCCGACCACGGGCTCTACTTCGTCCACCCGAACATCGTCGCGGTCGCGGCCGCGCTCGACGTGGAGTACCCGCGGTTCCGCCGCTGGATCGCGTTCCACGAGGTGACCCACGCCGCCGAGTTCGGCGCGGCACCGTGGCTCCCGGAGTACCTCGAGTCGCGCGTCGAGCGCGGGGTCGAGGGGATGACCGGCCGCGGCCTCGACCCCGACGCGTTCGCGGAGCTTCAGACCGCGATGACCGCCGTGGAGGGGTACGCCGAGGTGCTGATGGACCGCGCGTTCGACGGCGAGTACGCGGACCTCCGGCGGAAGCTCGACGACCGCCGCGGCGGGGGCGGCCCGGTGCGGCAACTGGCGCAACGCCTCCTCGGGCTGGGGCTCAAACGGCGGCAGTACGAGCGCGGGGCCGCCTTCTTCCGGCACGTCGCCGACGAGCGCGGCATCGAGGCCGCCGGGGCGGTCTGGGAGCGCGCCGAGAACCTCCCGACCGCGGCCGAGATCGACGATCCCGAGGCGTGGATCGTTCGCGTCGACCCCTGA
- a CDS encoding DNA-binding protein: protein MSGNPDDERLEELREKKMEELRERQGGEGDAAEAQQEAQERAEAQQEAVLKQHLTDGARQRLNAVEMSKPQFGEKVKQQVAALAQSGRVQGRIDEDQMRELLKELQPEQKSFDIRRR from the coding sequence ATGAGCGGTAACCCCGACGACGAACGGCTCGAAGAACTGCGCGAGAAGAAGATGGAGGAGCTTCGCGAGCGACAGGGCGGCGAGGGCGACGCCGCCGAGGCGCAACAGGAGGCGCAGGAGCGCGCCGAGGCCCAGCAGGAGGCGGTGTTGAAACAGCACCTGACCGACGGCGCGCGCCAGCGGCTCAACGCCGTGGAGATGTCGAAGCCGCAGTTCGGCGAGAAGGTGAAACAGCAGGTCGCCGCGCTGGCACAGAGCGGGCGCGTTCAGGGTCGCATCGACGAAGACCAGATGCGGGAGCTCCTCAAGGAGCTCCAGCCCGAACAGAAGAGCTTCGACATCCGCCGCCGGTAG
- a CDS encoding non-canonical purine NTP pyrophosphatase, giving the protein MLRYVTTNPGKVREAERYLPDGSVERLDFDYTEVQADELGPIAARGAREAYRHADAPVLVDDAGLFVEGLDGFPGPYSSYVEDTLGVERVHEIAADLDDRRAAFRCVLGYCDGEGFAASPDPVDRGDRDAAAAAGPGAGESADDDFDGDRDDPLPVKLFEGYVPGRIVAPRGDGGFGYDPIFEHDGETFAEMDTDRKNAVSHRGRALEKFAEWYADR; this is encoded by the coding sequence GTGCTCAGGTACGTGACGACGAACCCGGGGAAGGTGCGCGAGGCGGAGCGGTACCTCCCGGACGGCTCGGTGGAGCGGCTCGACTTCGACTACACGGAGGTTCAGGCCGACGAACTCGGTCCGATCGCGGCGCGGGGGGCGCGCGAGGCGTACCGCCACGCCGACGCGCCGGTCCTCGTCGACGACGCGGGGCTGTTCGTCGAGGGGCTCGACGGCTTCCCCGGCCCGTACTCCTCGTACGTCGAGGACACCCTCGGGGTCGAGCGCGTCCACGAGATCGCCGCCGACCTCGACGACCGCCGCGCCGCCTTCCGGTGCGTCCTCGGCTACTGCGACGGCGAGGGGTTCGCCGCGAGCCCCGATCCCGTCGACCGGGGCGACCGCGACGCGGCCGCCGCGGCGGGCCCCGGAGCGGGCGAGAGTGCTGACGACGACTTCGACGGCGACCGGGACGACCCCCTCCCCGTGAAGCTGTTCGAGGGGTACGTCCCGGGCCGGATCGTCGCGCCGCGGGGCGACGGCGGGTTCGGCTACGACCCGATCTTCGAACACGACGGCGAGACGTTCGCGGAGATGGACACCGACCGGAAGAACGCGGTGTCACACCGCGGGCGGGCGTTAGAGAAGTTCGCGGAGTGGTACGCGGACCGCTGA
- the deoC gene encoding deoxyribose-phosphate aldolase, translating to MNREEFAASIDHTVLGPETTWADVRTVLDEAAEHGMNACIPPCYVAEAAEYEGAPDTLATVVGFPHGQHAPEVKRDEAVAAWEDGADEVDVVINVGRLKAGDDGAVADELSDVVAAVPVPVKVIIETALLDDGEKRRACEAAVAADAAMVKTATGFADGGATVPDVELMSEYLPVKASGGVGSYEEAADMLDAGAVRIGASSGVEIVEGFPESAD from the coding sequence ATGAACCGCGAGGAGTTCGCCGCCAGCATCGACCACACCGTGCTCGGTCCGGAGACGACGTGGGCCGACGTGCGGACGGTCCTCGACGAGGCCGCCGAACACGGGATGAACGCCTGTATCCCGCCCTGCTACGTCGCCGAGGCGGCCGAGTACGAGGGCGCGCCCGACACGCTCGCCACCGTGGTCGGGTTCCCGCACGGGCAGCACGCCCCGGAAGTCAAGCGCGACGAGGCGGTCGCGGCGTGGGAGGACGGGGCCGACGAGGTCGACGTCGTGATCAACGTCGGCCGGCTGAAGGCGGGCGACGACGGCGCGGTCGCCGACGAGCTGTCCGACGTGGTCGCGGCCGTCCCGGTCCCCGTGAAGGTGATAATCGAGACCGCGCTCCTCGACGACGGCGAGAAGCGCCGCGCCTGCGAGGCCGCCGTCGCCGCCGACGCCGCCATGGTGAAGACCGCGACCGGCTTCGCCGACGGCGGCGCGACGGTCCCGGACGTGGAGCTGATGAGCGAGTACCTCCCGGTGAAGGCCTCCGGCGGCGTCGGGTCCTACGAGGAAGCGGCGGACATGCTCGACGCGGGCGCGGTGCGGATCGGGGCCTCCTCCGGCGTCGAGATCGTCGAGGGGTTCCCCGAGAGCGCGGATTAG
- a CDS encoding DUF7411 family protein translates to MELALLYSGGKDSSLAAHLLDRFYGVRCVTGSFGLTDDWRHAERAADELGFPFERVDLDREVAERAAETMVADGYPRNGIQRVHEHALETIAALDVDAIADGTRRDDRVPTVSRAQAQSLEDRNGIDYISPLSGFGRHAVDQLVDATFDVQQGPSEEVPKADYEDELRTLIADEYGEGTVGDVFPDHDQTYVHGRND, encoded by the coding sequence ATGGAGCTCGCGCTGCTGTACAGCGGGGGGAAAGACTCCTCGCTCGCCGCCCACCTGCTCGACCGGTTCTACGGCGTCCGCTGCGTCACCGGCAGCTTCGGGCTCACGGACGACTGGCGGCACGCGGAGCGCGCGGCCGACGAGCTCGGGTTCCCGTTCGAGCGCGTCGACCTCGACCGCGAGGTGGCGGAGCGCGCCGCCGAGACGATGGTCGCGGACGGCTACCCCCGGAACGGGATCCAGCGCGTCCACGAGCACGCGTTAGAGACCATCGCCGCGCTCGACGTCGACGCCATCGCGGACGGGACGCGCCGCGACGACCGGGTTCCCACCGTGTCGCGGGCGCAGGCGCAGAGCCTCGAGGACCGCAACGGGATCGACTACATCTCGCCGCTCTCCGGGTTCGGCCGCCACGCCGTCGACCAGCTCGTCGACGCGACGTTCGACGTTCAGCAGGGACCCAGCGAGGAGGTCCCGAAGGCGGACTACGAGGACGAGCTCCGAACGCTCATCGCCGACGAGTACGGCGAGGGGACCGTCGGCGACGTGTTCCCGGACCACGACCAGACGTACGTCCACGGGCGCAACGACTGA
- a CDS encoding 60S ribosomal export protein NMD3: MSESREFCPRCGDPVPERRDPLPGEPRGRDALLCDDCYFEDFELVDAPDRIEVLVCSGCGAVRRGESWRDVGARDYTDVAVDEVAEALGVHVDADDVEWGVEPEQVDENTVRMHCRFSGVVRGTLRSAEVTVPVKISRGTCDRCGRIAGGYYAGIVQVRADERDLTPAERAEALEVAETYVADQKADGDREAFITEVKETDDGPDVKLSSNRLAQNVATRITESLGGSFESYPTLVTEDGDGNEVYRVTFAVRLPKYAEGEVIDPEDGDGPVLVTGVSGRLQGVRLATGAAYTSAFADGEAPDATRLGTRDDATETTVVTVEDENAIQVLDPVTYEAKTVPNPAFVDEDADEVLAFEHEGEVHLVPREGEASVGDDARPTEN, from the coding sequence ATGAGCGAGTCGCGAGAGTTCTGTCCGCGCTGCGGCGACCCGGTCCCCGAGCGGCGCGACCCCCTCCCGGGCGAGCCGCGCGGTCGTGACGCGCTGCTCTGTGACGACTGCTACTTCGAGGACTTCGAGCTGGTCGACGCGCCCGACCGGATCGAAGTGCTGGTCTGCTCCGGCTGTGGCGCGGTCCGGCGCGGGGAGTCGTGGCGCGACGTGGGCGCGCGCGACTACACCGACGTCGCGGTCGACGAGGTCGCGGAGGCGCTCGGGGTCCACGTCGACGCCGACGACGTCGAGTGGGGCGTCGAGCCGGAGCAGGTCGACGAGAACACGGTTCGGATGCACTGTCGCTTCTCGGGGGTCGTGCGCGGGACGCTCCGCTCGGCGGAGGTGACGGTCCCGGTGAAGATATCGCGGGGGACCTGCGACCGCTGCGGCCGCATCGCCGGGGGCTACTACGCCGGGATCGTTCAGGTCCGCGCGGACGAGCGCGACCTCACGCCCGCGGAGCGCGCGGAGGCGCTGGAGGTCGCCGAGACGTACGTCGCCGACCAGAAGGCAGACGGCGACCGCGAGGCGTTCATCACCGAGGTCAAGGAGACCGACGACGGCCCGGACGTGAAGCTCTCCTCGAACCGCCTCGCGCAGAACGTCGCGACGCGGATCACGGAGTCGCTGGGCGGGAGCTTCGAGTCGTACCCGACCTTAGTCACCGAGGACGGCGACGGCAACGAGGTGTACCGCGTCACGTTCGCGGTCCGGCTCCCGAAGTACGCGGAGGGCGAAGTGATAGACCCCGAGGACGGCGACGGCCCCGTCCTCGTCACCGGCGTCTCCGGCCGGCTTCAGGGCGTCCGGCTCGCCACGGGCGCGGCGTACACCTCCGCGTTCGCCGACGGGGAGGCACCCGACGCGACCCGACTCGGCACGCGCGACGACGCGACGGAGACGACCGTGGTGACCGTCGAGGACGAGAACGCGATCCAGGTGCTCGATCCGGTCACCTACGAGGCGAAGACCGTTCCGAACCCCGCGTTCGTCGACGAGGACGCCGACGAGGTCCTCGCGTTCGAACACGAGGGCGAGGTTCACCTCGTGCCGAGGGAGGGCGAGGCGTCGGTCGGAGACGACGCACGACCGACGGAGAACTGA